In Rhizobium binae, the DNA window CTCGAAACGGCTGCGGCAAACCCGCAGTCGGCGTTCCGCTATCTCAATCTCTGTTCCGTCGATACCGAGATGAGGCCCCAGGCGCGTATGGTCGTGTTGCGGGGAGCCGACAGATCGGTGCGGCGTCTCGAATTTCATACGGATTCGCGCAGCTCGAAATGGCTGGAGCTTTCCGCAAATCCTCATGTCACGGTCCTCGGCTTCAGCGCGGAGAGCCGGCTGCAGCTTCGGCTTCAGGGAAAGGTCGAGCTTCATGGGCCGGGCAGCGGAGGGGCCGACGCCGCATGGAACAGGCTGGCCGCGCAGACGCGGATGACCTATGCCGGCGGGCCGCCTGGGCAGGAGCGGGCCTTCGAAACGATCGACATGGCAGAGCCTGCGGCTGAGGTCGAGGCAAAGGCGCGTTTCGGCCTGCTGATCTTTCGGGCGAGGACGCTGGACTGGTTCCAACTGCGCCAGCAGGACAATCGCAGGGCATTGTTCTGCTATGACGAAGCCGGCGCCCTCTCCTCTTGCCGCTGGCTCAATCCCTGACCTGAAATCGCCGCGCTTTCGCGTTGAGCCGAGGGCAGTCAATCGATCCTCGGAGGTTCCGATTTCGGCGTCGCCAACCCGGCCGGGATCAGATAGCATCGTCGGGCAAGCCGCAAGGCTGTCAAAGCGGCCGGCCGGCCCGGAGAGATGCGATGACGAAGCACAGATTCCTGATGTTCGCGGTGCTCACGCTCGGCACGGCATCGCCGGTGTCCGGCGTCCTCGCTGCGGCGCAGCCGATTTTCTGGAGCGCCTTGCGGCCGGCCGATCAGGCCAGGGCGACGGTGCCGCTGTCACCCAAAACGGTCAGCGGCCCGCAGGGCGAAACCCTGGTCTGGCGTCACGAGGGCCAACCGGTCGAACTGACGGGCTTCGTCCTGCCGACCGATCAGGACGGTGATCTCGTCTATGAATTCTTGCTGGTGCCCTGGGCCGGGGCCTGCAGCCACATGCCCTCCCCGCCGCCCAACCAGCTGGTCCGTGTCATCCCGCAGGAGCCGCTGCATCTCGGAAAAATCTATGAAACCGTCACCGTGACGGGCACGTTGCGGCCCGGCCTGGATCAGGCGCAGTTCTTCATGATCGACGGCGTCCGCGTCCTGTCCTACGGGTACAGCATGGGCCATGCCGAGGTGGCGAAGGCGACGATGATGAAAGATCCCGATCTGCTGTCGCTATCGCCTTTCGGTGTGGTGCCGCGCTAGCGAAACCGCAGAGATTTCTTGCGCGAACGCCGCCGATCACAAGGCATTCAATAGATGCAAAAAACCCGGGCGCGGCCGAAACCGCGCCCGGGCAAAATGTGCTGAACCGATCAGACGAGGTCGAAGCGGTCGGCGTTCATCACCTTGTTCCAGGCGGCGACGAAGTCGTTGACGAACTTCTCCTTGGCGTCGGCCTGGCCGTAGACTTCGGCAAAGGCGCGCAACTGCGAGTGCGAGCCGAAGATCAGGTCGACGCGGGTGCCGGTCCACTTGG includes these proteins:
- a CDS encoding pyridoxamine 5'-phosphate oxidase family protein, which produces MDLTDIDASAWAELETAAANPQSAFRYLNLCSVDTEMRPQARMVVLRGADRSVRRLEFHTDSRSSKWLELSANPHVTVLGFSAESRLQLRLQGKVELHGPGSGGADAAWNRLAAQTRMTYAGGPPGQERAFETIDMAEPAAEVEAKARFGLLIFRARTLDWFQLRQQDNRRALFCYDEAGALSSCRWLNP
- a CDS encoding DUF3299 domain-containing protein — translated: MTKHRFLMFAVLTLGTASPVSGVLAAAQPIFWSALRPADQARATVPLSPKTVSGPQGETLVWRHEGQPVELTGFVLPTDQDGDLVYEFLLVPWAGACSHMPSPPPNQLVRVIPQEPLHLGKIYETVTVTGTLRPGLDQAQFFMIDGVRVLSYGYSMGHAEVAKATMMKDPDLLSLSPFGVVPR